The following proteins are co-located in the Synechococcus sp. PROS-U-1 genome:
- a CDS encoding adenosine kinase, translated as MSSETRFPSACSLDVVGIGNAIVDVLVQTDDSFISEQGLQKGGMALIDEGQAETLYKASGPGLETSGGSVANTMVGIAQLGGRAGFIGRVRNDQLGSIFSHDIRAVGARFETPAATSGATTARCLIYVTPDAERTMCTFLGASTQLEPEDLDLSMVQQAKVLYLEGYLWDSPAAKRAFIAAAEACREAGGKVALSLSDGFCVDRHRESFLELVNGHVDVLFANDVEIQSLYETEDFNQALERVRGCCSVIAITRGAQGSVVLSGDQRWDIGIFGLGDLVDTTGAGDLYAGGFLHGFTQGESLERCGQLGALCAGQIVTQLGARSQVSLKQLATTHLN; from the coding sequence ATGTCATCTGAGACCCGTTTCCCCAGCGCCTGCAGTCTCGATGTCGTGGGCATCGGCAACGCCATTGTTGACGTTCTGGTTCAAACCGACGACAGCTTCATTAGTGAGCAAGGCCTCCAGAAAGGAGGCATGGCCCTCATCGACGAGGGACAAGCGGAGACCCTCTACAAGGCGAGCGGCCCAGGCCTTGAGACCTCCGGTGGTTCTGTCGCGAACACCATGGTTGGCATCGCCCAGCTGGGGGGTCGCGCCGGTTTCATCGGTCGTGTCCGAAATGACCAGCTCGGCAGCATTTTCAGCCACGACATCCGCGCCGTGGGTGCAAGGTTTGAGACCCCGGCAGCCACCAGCGGAGCCACAACAGCGCGCTGCCTGATTTACGTCACGCCCGATGCGGAGCGGACCATGTGCACCTTCCTGGGGGCCTCCACCCAGCTGGAGCCGGAGGATCTCGATCTATCGATGGTCCAGCAGGCCAAGGTGCTCTATCTGGAGGGCTATCTCTGGGACAGTCCAGCGGCCAAGCGGGCCTTCATCGCCGCCGCTGAAGCCTGCCGTGAAGCGGGTGGCAAGGTCGCCCTGTCCCTCTCGGATGGCTTTTGCGTGGATCGGCACAGGGAAAGTTTCCTCGAGCTGGTGAATGGCCACGTCGATGTGCTGTTTGCCAACGATGTTGAGATTCAGTCGCTTTATGAAACCGAGGACTTCAACCAGGCACTGGAGCGTGTCCGAGGCTGCTGCTCGGTGATCGCAATCACCCGTGGAGCCCAGGGATCCGTCGTGCTGAGTGGAGATCAACGCTGGGATATCGGCATCTTCGGCCTAGGCGACCTGGTGGACACCACAGGAGCAGGCGACCTCTACGCAGGGGGATTCCTCCATGGCTTCACGCAGGGCGAATCCCTCGAGCGCTGTGGTCAGCTCGGTGCTCTTTGCGCCGGCCAGATCGTGACCCAACTGGGGGCAAGATCCCAGGTCTCGCTCAAGCAGCTGGCGACGACACATCTGAACTGA
- the rpoD gene encoding RNA polymerase sigma factor RpoD yields MTPAATKAAKPDIVLLANADGTVKEVSSSSSKETKKAPARRRTSKTSAKDLNAAADELLAAADQAKASGTTKKAATAKKATKAKTTTKKAATKKATTAKAATAQPTAEEKAKTAAAEKEAKAKALASIKIGPKGVYTEDSIRVYLQEIGRIRLLRPDEEIELARKIADLLYLEELASQFESDNGREPDKKEWAALVEMPLIRFRRRLMLGRRAKEKMVQSNLRLVVSIAKKYMNRGLSFQDLIQEGSLGLIRAAEKFDHEKGYKFSTYATWWIRQAITRAIADQSRTIRLPVHLYETISRIKKTTKVLSQEFGRKPTEEEIAESMEMTIEKLRFIAKSAQLPISLETPIGKEEDSRLGDFIEADIENPEQDVAKNLLREDLEGVLATLSPRERDVLRLRYGLDDGRMKTLEEIGQIFDVTRERIRQIEAKALRKLRHPNRNGVLKEYIK; encoded by the coding sequence ATGACCCCTGCTGCCACCAAAGCTGCCAAGCCGGACATCGTTCTTTTGGCCAATGCTGATGGCACGGTGAAGGAAGTCTCTTCGAGCTCCAGCAAAGAAACCAAAAAAGCTCCCGCACGCCGACGCACCAGCAAGACAAGCGCGAAGGACCTGAACGCTGCGGCCGATGAGCTCTTGGCCGCGGCCGATCAAGCCAAGGCTTCGGGCACCACCAAGAAAGCAGCCACCGCCAAGAAGGCAACAAAGGCAAAAACCACCACCAAGAAGGCAGCCACCAAGAAAGCAACCACAGCCAAGGCAGCTACAGCTCAACCAACAGCTGAAGAGAAGGCCAAAACAGCCGCTGCCGAGAAGGAAGCCAAGGCCAAAGCCCTGGCCAGCATCAAAATCGGCCCCAAAGGCGTTTACACCGAAGACTCCATCCGGGTTTACCTGCAGGAAATCGGACGGATCCGCCTGCTGCGTCCCGATGAAGAGATCGAACTGGCCCGCAAAATCGCTGACCTTCTCTATCTCGAGGAACTGGCGTCTCAATTTGAAAGCGACAACGGTCGGGAGCCCGACAAAAAAGAGTGGGCTGCGTTGGTGGAAATGCCACTCATCCGCTTCCGCCGTCGCTTGATGTTGGGCCGACGGGCCAAGGAAAAAATGGTGCAATCCAACTTGCGCCTCGTTGTCTCGATTGCCAAGAAGTACATGAATCGGGGCCTGAGCTTCCAGGATCTGATTCAGGAAGGCAGCCTTGGCTTGATTCGTGCAGCGGAAAAGTTCGATCACGAAAAGGGCTACAAGTTCTCCACCTACGCCACCTGGTGGATTCGTCAGGCCATCACCCGAGCCATCGCCGACCAGAGCCGCACCATTCGCCTACCGGTGCACCTTTACGAAACCATCTCCAGGATCAAAAAGACCACCAAGGTTCTTTCCCAGGAATTCGGCAGGAAGCCCACCGAGGAAGAAATCGCTGAATCGATGGAAATGACCATCGAAAAACTGCGGTTCATCGCCAAGAGTGCCCAGCTGCCGATCTCCCTGGAGACCCCCATCGGCAAAGAGGAAGATTCCCGTCTCGGCGATTTCATCGAAGCCGACATTGAGAACCCCGAACAGGACGTCGCCAAAAACCTTCTCCGTGAAGACCTCGAGGGAGTCTTGGCAACGCTCAGCCCCCGTGAGCGGGATGTGCTTCGCCTCCGCTATGGCCTCGACGACGGTCGCATGAAAACCCTTGAGGAAATTGGCCAGATTTTCGATGTGACCCGCGAGCGGATCCGTCAGATCGAGGCCAAGGCCCTGCGCAAGCTGCGCCATCCCAACCGCAATGGGGTACTCAAGGAATACATCAAATAG
- the argB gene encoding acetylglutamate kinase has translation MAQPAQNNDDALRVSVLSEALPYIQRFSGRRIVIKYGGAAMAHAELRSAVFRDLALLACVGVQPVVVHGGGPEINQWLERLEIPAEFRDGLRVTDADTMDVVEMVLVGRVNKQIVNGLNQLGTRAVGLSGSDGSLVEARPWGDGSHGLVGDVARVNPDVLEPLLNKGYVPVISSVAATPDDGRAHNINADTVAGELAAALEAEKLILLTDTPGILKDRDDADSLIRKLRLSEARQLIEDGVVAGGMTPKTECCIRALAQGVAAAHIIDGRVPHALLLEVFTDAGIGTMVVGRS, from the coding sequence ATGGCCCAACCCGCCCAGAACAACGATGACGCCTTACGGGTGTCGGTGCTGAGTGAAGCGCTCCCCTACATCCAGCGCTTCTCTGGACGACGCATTGTGATCAAGTACGGCGGAGCCGCTATGGCCCACGCCGAGCTGCGTTCTGCGGTCTTCCGCGATCTGGCGTTGCTGGCATGCGTGGGGGTCCAACCCGTTGTGGTTCATGGCGGTGGCCCCGAAATCAACCAATGGCTGGAGCGGCTGGAGATTCCGGCCGAATTCCGCGATGGACTTCGCGTCACCGACGCCGACACCATGGATGTGGTGGAGATGGTGCTGGTGGGTCGCGTCAACAAACAAATCGTGAATGGGCTCAATCAGCTCGGCACCCGTGCCGTTGGCTTGAGTGGCAGTGATGGAAGCCTTGTGGAGGCGCGCCCCTGGGGAGATGGCAGCCATGGACTGGTGGGGGATGTCGCCCGCGTGAATCCCGACGTGCTGGAACCCCTGCTCAACAAGGGCTATGTGCCGGTCATTTCCAGCGTGGCGGCGACCCCCGATGACGGCCGTGCTCACAACATCAACGCCGATACGGTGGCCGGGGAACTGGCAGCGGCCCTGGAGGCCGAAAAACTCATCCTGTTGACCGACACCCCCGGCATCCTCAAAGACCGGGACGATGCCGACTCCTTGATCCGCAAACTTCGCCTGTCGGAAGCGAGACAGTTGATTGAAGACGGTGTTGTCGCAGGGGGCATGACCCCAAAAACGGAATGCTGCATCCGCGCCTTGGCGCAAGGAGTAGCTGCTGCCCACATCATTGATGGCCGGGTTCCCCATGCCCTGTTGCTCGAGGTCTTCACCGATGCCGGCATCGGCACCATGGTTGTGGGACGCAGCTGA
- a CDS encoding DUF2854 domain-containing protein, whose protein sequence is MKDFLSPGSLITIAGGVLTVVGATAYATGSANLSLPTIFYGIPILLGGLALKSSELPPAIRVTPIKTFQKEREAAPELGKLLGDVTRWRYGQKAHLETSLEALKLWDEDTPPQLEEIEELHFDTGYGLRLRFVLGAVPIERWQERQERLGRFFAKGMRAELRELDQQRLDLVLLPAGEA, encoded by the coding sequence ATGAAGGATTTCCTCTCCCCCGGCAGCCTCATCACCATCGCTGGAGGCGTCCTGACGGTGGTCGGTGCCACCGCCTACGCCACGGGAAGCGCCAACCTCAGCCTGCCCACAATTTTCTATGGCATCCCCATCCTGTTGGGGGGGCTGGCTCTGAAGTCGTCGGAACTGCCACCCGCAATCCGGGTGACACCCATCAAAACCTTCCAAAAAGAGCGCGAAGCGGCCCCTGAATTAGGCAAATTGCTGGGTGACGTCACGCGCTGGCGCTACGGCCAGAAAGCCCATTTGGAAACCTCGCTCGAGGCTCTCAAGCTCTGGGACGAGGACACCCCGCCGCAATTGGAGGAAATCGAAGAGCTGCATTTCGACACCGGCTATGGCCTGCGGCTCCGCTTTGTTTTGGGAGCCGTCCCCATCGAACGCTGGCAGGAGCGACAGGAGCGGCTTGGTCGTTTCTTCGCCAAGGGGATGCGGGCGGAACTACGGGAATTGGATCAGCAGCGGCTCGATCTTGTTCTGCTTCCAGCGGGAGAGGCCTAA
- the hemC gene encoding hydroxymethylbilane synthase has translation MALTELRIASRRSQLAMVQTNWVKAELEKAHPGLKITVEAMATQGDKILDVALAKIGDKGLFTKELEAQMLVDRADIAVHSLKDLPTNLPEGLMLGVITEREDPADALVVNAKNQAYKLDTLPEGSVVGTSSLRRLAQLRHHYPHLIFKDVRGNVITRLEKLDSGDYDCLILAAAGLGRLGFADRIHQLIPGDISLHAVGQGALGIECVEGKPEVLEAIKVLEHSPTSQRCLAERAFLRELEGGCQVPIGVNTHFEGDQLILVGMVASLDGKRLIRDQASGPASDPEAIGLSLAHTLKDQGAGEILKEIFDTVRPEA, from the coding sequence ATGGCCCTCACCGAACTGCGCATCGCCTCACGACGCAGCCAGCTGGCCATGGTGCAGACCAATTGGGTCAAAGCGGAACTCGAAAAGGCCCATCCAGGCTTGAAAATCACCGTGGAGGCCATGGCCACCCAGGGCGACAAAATCCTGGATGTCGCCCTGGCCAAAATCGGCGACAAAGGCCTGTTCACCAAAGAACTGGAAGCCCAGATGCTGGTGGATCGTGCGGACATCGCCGTCCACTCCCTGAAAGACCTGCCGACCAACCTTCCTGAGGGGCTGATGCTCGGTGTCATCACCGAGCGGGAAGATCCGGCTGACGCACTTGTCGTGAATGCCAAAAACCAGGCCTACAAACTCGACACACTCCCTGAAGGATCTGTGGTGGGAACCAGCTCCCTACGCCGCCTGGCCCAGCTGCGTCACCACTACCCCCACCTGATTTTCAAGGACGTTCGAGGGAATGTGATCACTCGGCTGGAGAAGTTGGACAGCGGCGATTACGACTGCCTGATCCTGGCTGCAGCCGGTCTTGGCCGCCTGGGCTTTGCCGATCGGATCCACCAACTGATCCCCGGCGATATCTCCCTGCACGCCGTTGGCCAGGGAGCACTGGGCATCGAATGCGTGGAGGGCAAGCCCGAAGTGCTGGAGGCAATCAAAGTGCTGGAGCACAGTCCCACCTCCCAGCGCTGCCTGGCCGAACGCGCTTTTCTGCGGGAACTGGAAGGCGGCTGTCAGGTTCCCATCGGAGTGAACACCCACTTCGAAGGCGATCAACTGATCCTCGTGGGCATGGTGGCCAGCCTCGATGGCAAACGCTTGATCCGCGACCAGGCCAGCGGCCCTGCCAGCGACCCCGAAGCCATCGGCCTCTCCCTCGCCCACACCCTCAAAGATCAGGGTGCAGGAGAGATCCTCAAAGAGATCTTCGACACCGTTCGCCCTGAAGCCTGA
- a CDS encoding precorrin-6A/cobalt-precorrin-6A reductase, producing the protein MQGLANDQRRVLLLAGTGEGPQLVRDLTRRHWRVSVSVVTPSAANAYAGLALEGISVGALQGIGGITDALRQAGPFRWVLDATHPFASQISHALVRACAEVGQPLVRYERRLEPLGGASLVTDAQALAALPLQGQRLLLAIGGRHLPVMAAAVRRAGAIPYGRALPSPDGLCAALRAGLPPDHLAVVRPLQGDVAGAIERALCRRWGISAVLCRQSGGVTEQLWHRLTRELELSLLLLRRPAPPDRMVCVEDVSTLLEWLERD; encoded by the coding sequence ATGCAAGGGCTCGCGAATGACCAGCGTCGTGTGCTGCTGCTGGCTGGAACTGGTGAGGGGCCGCAGTTGGTGCGAGATCTCACCCGCCGCCACTGGCGGGTGAGCGTGAGCGTGGTGACCCCGAGTGCGGCGAATGCCTATGCGGGGCTCGCGTTGGAGGGGATCTCGGTCGGTGCTTTGCAGGGCATTGGCGGGATCACGGACGCCTTGCGCCAGGCGGGACCCTTCCGCTGGGTGTTGGATGCCACGCACCCATTCGCATCACAGATCAGCCATGCCTTGGTCAGGGCCTGTGCGGAGGTTGGTCAACCGTTGGTGCGTTATGAGCGTCGCCTTGAACCACTGGGTGGTGCATCCCTGGTGACTGATGCCCAGGCGTTGGCTGCGCTGCCGCTGCAGGGCCAGCGCCTGCTTCTGGCCATCGGTGGTCGTCACCTGCCTGTGATGGCTGCTGCTGTGCGCCGCGCCGGTGCCATCCCCTATGGCCGCGCCCTTCCGTCTCCTGACGGATTATGTGCAGCATTGCGGGCGGGTCTGCCCCCGGATCACCTTGCGGTGGTGCGCCCCCTGCAGGGGGATGTGGCGGGGGCGATCGAGCGGGCCCTCTGCCGTCGATGGGGCATCAGTGCGGTGCTGTGCCGACAGTCCGGTGGAGTGACCGAACAGCTCTGGCATCGCCTGACCCGAGAGCTTGAGCTCAGCTTGTTGCTCTTGCGTCGGCCGGCACCCCCCGATCGCATGGTTTGTGTCGAGGATGTGAGCACCTTGTTGGAGTGGCTTGAGCGTGACTGA
- a CDS encoding DUF3153 domain-containing protein, translating to MSEQNSALDLSEAEAALDRGDYGLCLELLLPLAETHPPNSPEGPRLRFLMITAWMGQGQDDKAIATCRLLSRCRDPKLRQQAQQLLGILEAPSLDRPERWSMTMPQLELNASGSGQTSPMRRRRSRRPEPPPPPPTGPTRPPAAGFAVFVLAVLLGITLLLSGCVRIQADLELRGPDRLAVTWDVQSTQERQLPWQDQFERDLKREVSGLRIEQVGPGHQRISSRVVSSHDLAQQMASVVEVAGHAAGVSLPAPVLKLEERNWLLGVQQHVQLIVDLSNLPEIPGLDVHLSLNHGRMESTAHSGTTTELSWQGWRWNPLGLGGLVILILLSSSLLLQVVRRKLGFGFPELPS from the coding sequence GTGAGCGAGCAGAACTCAGCACTGGACCTGTCCGAAGCGGAGGCGGCCCTTGATCGCGGGGACTACGGACTATGCCTGGAGCTGCTCCTCCCCCTAGCTGAAACCCACCCGCCCAATAGTCCTGAGGGGCCCCGCCTGCGTTTCCTGATGATCACCGCCTGGATGGGGCAAGGGCAGGACGACAAGGCCATCGCCACCTGCCGTCTGCTGAGTCGATGCCGAGATCCCAAGCTGCGCCAGCAAGCGCAACAACTGCTCGGAATTCTCGAAGCCCCCAGCCTGGATCGTCCGGAACGCTGGTCAATGACAATGCCGCAGCTGGAGCTGAATGCCTCCGGCAGCGGGCAGACGAGCCCCATGCGACGGCGGCGCTCCCGGCGCCCCGAACCACCACCACCACCACCGACGGGACCGACGCGCCCACCGGCGGCAGGGTTCGCCGTGTTCGTCCTGGCGGTTTTGCTGGGGATCACTCTGCTTTTGAGTGGCTGCGTGCGGATCCAGGCCGATCTTGAGCTTCGTGGCCCGGATCGACTGGCCGTCACCTGGGACGTGCAGAGCACCCAGGAACGACAGCTGCCCTGGCAAGACCAATTTGAGCGGGACCTGAAACGGGAGGTGTCGGGGCTAAGGATCGAGCAGGTGGGTCCTGGACACCAACGCATCAGCAGTCGCGTTGTGTCATCGCACGATCTGGCGCAACAGATGGCCTCCGTGGTGGAAGTGGCGGGTCACGCGGCGGGAGTCTCACTCCCAGCACCGGTGCTCAAGCTCGAGGAACGCAACTGGCTCCTGGGGGTGCAGCAGCACGTGCAACTGATCGTCGACCTCAGCAATCTTCCCGAGATTCCAGGGCTCGACGTGCATCTGAGCCTCAACCATGGACGAATGGAGAGCACGGCTCATTCCGGCACAACCACCGAGCTCAGTTGGCAGGGTTGGCGCTGGAATCCGCTCGGCCTCGGGGGGCTGGTGATTTTGATCCTGCTGTCGAGCAGCCTGCTGCTGCAGGTCGTGCGGCGAAAACTGGGCTTTGGCTTCCCAGAACTGCCCTCCTGA
- a CDS encoding single-stranded DNA-binding protein produces the protein MNHCVLEVEVIDAPTVRYTQDNQTPIAEMAVRFDALREGDPPGELKVVGWGNLAQELQNRVQTGQRLLIEGRLRMNTMPRGDGMKEKRAEFTLARLHPIGAASTGSSPAGRPPAPAPAAGRQAPAAAPTPVAKEPEPASWNAAPLVPDTDDIPF, from the coding sequence ATGAACCATTGCGTGCTCGAAGTGGAGGTGATCGACGCACCGACGGTTCGATACACCCAGGACAACCAGACTCCCATTGCCGAGATGGCCGTGCGCTTTGACGCCCTGCGGGAGGGTGATCCGCCAGGAGAATTGAAGGTGGTGGGCTGGGGCAACCTTGCCCAGGAGCTGCAGAACCGGGTGCAGACGGGACAGCGCCTTCTGATTGAAGGCCGGTTGCGGATGAACACCATGCCCCGGGGCGATGGCATGAAGGAAAAACGGGCTGAATTCACCCTGGCTCGGCTGCATCCGATCGGTGCGGCATCCACGGGTTCATCCCCCGCGGGCCGACCACCAGCACCAGCCCCAGCCGCAGGTCGCCAGGCCCCAGCAGCAGCGCCAACACCTGTCGCCAAAGAGCCCGAACCGGCCAGCTGGAATGCCGCTCCCCTGGTTCCCGACACCGACGACATTCCGTTCTGA
- a CDS encoding L,D-transpeptidase, which yields MKWPLLSVLLGGVLAGSLLPSLSAHSAEVALQRVPRESRIVLDLSKRQISLVRGGQRLGSWPVAIGDPKTPTPKGEFAILTKKVDPIYVTNKAGQRRELRGPSSPIGDRYMAFHRNGRGEFGIHGTAWPHWVQIRAAVSLGCVRMLNSHIRQLFEAVDVGTRLEIRS from the coding sequence ATGAAGTGGCCATTGCTTTCAGTGCTCTTGGGCGGTGTGTTGGCGGGATCTTTGCTGCCGTCGCTTTCCGCTCATTCCGCTGAGGTGGCGTTGCAGCGTGTTCCGCGGGAGTCGCGCATCGTTCTCGACCTGAGCAAGCGACAGATCTCTCTTGTTCGCGGTGGCCAGCGGCTTGGATCGTGGCCGGTGGCGATCGGTGATCCGAAGACGCCCACCCCTAAGGGGGAGTTCGCCATTCTCACCAAGAAAGTCGATCCCATCTATGTGACGAACAAGGCGGGGCAGCGGCGGGAGTTGCGCGGACCCAGCAGCCCCATCGGCGATCGCTACATGGCCTTTCACCGCAATGGCCGCGGCGAATTTGGCATTCATGGAACGGCGTGGCCGCACTGGGTTCAGATTCGTGCTGCCGTCAGTCTTGGCTGCGTGCGCATGCTCAACAGCCACATCCGGCAGCTGTTTGAAGCCGTGGATGTTGGTACGCGCCTTGAGATTCGCAGTTGA
- the cutA gene encoding divalent-cation tolerance protein CutA, giving the protein MTDASGLVLALTTEASPECAQHLADALLERRLVACVSIHPVQSFYRWEGALQQSHEVQLLMKTSTQHLEALRSVVSQLHSYDTPEWLSWPVMSSPAYGAWALAELSSDVSSPAA; this is encoded by the coding sequence GTGACTGATGCGAGCGGGCTTGTGTTGGCCCTCACCACGGAAGCGAGCCCTGAATGTGCCCAACACCTCGCCGATGCCTTGCTGGAGCGCCGTCTCGTGGCCTGTGTGTCCATCCACCCCGTTCAGTCCTTCTACCGCTGGGAGGGGGCCCTGCAGCAGTCCCATGAGGTGCAACTGCTGATGAAGACCTCGACCCAACATTTGGAGGCGCTTCGCTCGGTTGTCTCACAGCTGCACAGCTATGACACCCCTGAGTGGTTGAGCTGGCCGGTGATGTCCTCACCGGCCTATGGGGCCTGGGCCCTGGCGGAGCTCAGTTCAGATGTGTCGTCGCCAGCTGCTTGA
- the priA gene encoding primosomal protein N', translating to MKSSEVCKVLSHPRRCVDVWLEAGREGRSFSYSADPAMGLMPGDLVQVRLRGRAMHGLVVAEREWGAEEPPGLQPVESLLQRAAVDPDWYSWLERVADRCHLSAFRTLKAALPAGWIGQAGQRSLAGGRQMWWIQGCDPPDHADQPTTRQRELLVWLEGQGGGSWQKDLLASGFGAQLLTTLVEQGYLVRERRRAEHKGAVDDAPQEPPQALTAEQQAVVDAYQQLSPGRGLLLWGITGSGKTEVYLQLAAQELERGRHVLLLTPEIGLIPQLIDRCRRRFGSRVVEYHSGCGDAERVRSWRRCLAADQPLVVVGTRSAVFVPLKPLGLIVLDEEHDSSYKQDAPMPCYHARDVALDRVVMQQARLVLGSATPSLESWIQSGSDGPLTLVRLTERISRQALPPVHVIDMRHELAEGHKRLVSRALMDRLAALPEQGEQAVVLVPRRGYSPFLSCRSCGEVVMCPHCDVALTVHRGQGGRQWLRCHWCDHREDLENRCSHCGSTAFKPFGAGTQKVLELLSKELEGLRLLRFDRDSTGGRDGHRRLLDRFASGEADVLIGTQMLAKGMDLPRVTLAAVLAADGLLHRPDLRAGEQALQLLLQLAGRAGRGERPGQVLVQTYTPEHPVIQHLVDGRYEAFLAQEVALRKEAGLVPFSRACLLRLSGDSPSKTATAAAVLAERIRPICQSQSWWLLGPAPAPVARVAGRSRWQLLLHGPAGSSLPLPSGQELWDGLPRGVALTVDPDPQQL from the coding sequence ATGAAGTCTTCCGAAGTTTGCAAGGTCCTGTCGCATCCGAGGCGCTGCGTTGATGTCTGGCTTGAGGCCGGCAGGGAGGGGCGGTCCTTCAGTTACTCCGCTGATCCGGCCATGGGATTGATGCCAGGGGACCTTGTTCAGGTGCGCCTTCGGGGTCGCGCCATGCATGGGCTGGTGGTCGCGGAGCGGGAGTGGGGAGCGGAGGAGCCCCCAGGACTGCAACCTGTTGAATCACTCCTGCAGCGGGCTGCTGTCGATCCGGATTGGTACAGCTGGTTGGAGCGGGTCGCCGACCGTTGTCATCTCAGTGCCTTTCGCACGTTGAAGGCAGCTCTGCCGGCGGGCTGGATTGGTCAGGCGGGCCAACGCTCGCTGGCGGGGGGACGTCAGATGTGGTGGATCCAGGGTTGTGATCCCCCCGATCATGCGGACCAGCCCACCACCCGCCAGCGGGAGCTTCTGGTTTGGTTGGAGGGCCAGGGTGGAGGCAGCTGGCAAAAGGACCTGCTGGCCAGTGGGTTTGGTGCCCAGTTGCTGACCACCCTTGTCGAGCAGGGCTACTTGGTGCGTGAGCGCCGGCGGGCTGAGCACAAGGGGGCCGTTGACGATGCACCCCAGGAGCCTCCCCAGGCCTTGACCGCTGAACAGCAGGCCGTGGTTGATGCCTACCAGCAGCTTTCGCCGGGGCGTGGCCTATTGCTGTGGGGAATCACCGGTTCAGGTAAGACCGAGGTCTATCTCCAACTGGCTGCCCAGGAGTTGGAGCGGGGCCGCCATGTGCTGCTGCTCACCCCTGAGATCGGTTTGATCCCCCAACTCATCGATCGCTGCCGCAGACGCTTTGGCTCGCGCGTCGTGGAATATCACAGCGGTTGTGGTGACGCCGAACGGGTTCGGAGCTGGCGCCGCTGTCTCGCCGCGGATCAACCGTTGGTGGTGGTTGGGACACGCTCCGCCGTGTTTGTTCCTCTGAAGCCTCTGGGATTAATCGTTCTGGATGAGGAGCACGACAGCTCTTACAAGCAAGACGCACCGATGCCTTGCTATCACGCCCGCGACGTGGCCTTGGATCGGGTTGTGATGCAACAGGCACGGCTTGTGCTGGGCAGTGCCACACCGTCGCTCGAGAGCTGGATTCAATCGGGCTCCGATGGCCCCTTGACCCTGGTGCGCCTGACGGAACGGATTTCCCGGCAGGCTCTCCCTCCTGTGCATGTGATCGACATGCGCCATGAGTTGGCTGAAGGACACAAGCGCCTGGTGAGCCGTGCCTTGATGGATCGTCTTGCGGCGTTGCCCGAGCAAGGCGAACAGGCGGTGGTTCTGGTGCCTCGCCGGGGATACAGCCCTTTTTTGAGTTGTCGCAGTTGCGGCGAAGTGGTGATGTGCCCCCACTGCGATGTGGCTCTCACCGTCCACCGCGGCCAGGGGGGACGCCAGTGGCTGCGATGCCATTGGTGTGACCATCGTGAGGACTTAGAGAACCGTTGCAGTCACTGTGGTTCCACGGCGTTCAAACCTTTTGGCGCAGGCACGCAGAAGGTGTTGGAACTTCTTTCCAAGGAGCTTGAAGGGCTTCGCTTGCTCCGCTTCGATCGGGATTCCACAGGGGGGCGGGATGGTCATCGCCGCCTGTTGGATCGCTTTGCGTCTGGAGAAGCAGATGTCTTGATCGGCACCCAGATGTTGGCCAAGGGGATGGATCTGCCGCGGGTCACCCTGGCGGCGGTGCTCGCGGCGGATGGGCTTCTGCACCGCCCCGATCTACGCGCAGGAGAGCAGGCACTGCAGTTGTTGTTGCAGTTGGCGGGCCGTGCTGGCCGGGGCGAGCGACCGGGGCAAGTGTTGGTGCAGACCTACACCCCAGAGCATCCGGTGATCCAACACCTGGTGGATGGTCGCTATGAAGCGTTTCTGGCCCAGGAGGTGGCCCTTCGCAAGGAGGCTGGCCTGGTGCCCTTCAGTCGCGCTTGTCTGTTGCGTCTCTCGGGAGACTCCCCGAGCAAAACAGCAACGGCGGCAGCAGTGCTTGCGGAGCGGATTCGGCCGATCTGTCAGAGCCAGAGCTGGTGGTTGTTGGGGCCTGCCCCTGCCCCGGTGGCCAGAGTGGCCGGACGGAGCCGATGGCAGCTGCTGCTGCATGGGCCAGCGGGCTCCTCTCTCCCGTTGCCTTCGGGGCAGGAGCTCTGGGATGGCTTGCCTCGTGGTGTGGCGCTCACCGTGGATCCCGATCCGCAGCAGCTTTGA